Proteins encoded together in one Camelina sativa cultivar DH55 chromosome 9, Cs, whole genome shotgun sequence window:
- the LOC104714753 gene encoding glutamic acid-rich protein: MAAPEAPVKYVGICKESAAFRLMKSMGWEEGEGLGKDKQGIKGYVRVKNKQDTSGVGVDKPNPWAFDTTQFDNILKKLKVQAAPTKTGKDDDGSDDEDESVDGAKSEPAKLKIVAKTTRPQGRYKRREKGKLVNSYSSKDLEGILVKRTEEPSTAVCDIADTMEIEIISEDKNATVKEEKIEEPSSDWWGNKFGFVSGGLLGAKSGKKKLKASERKMFSENDQENLYNMVQDKATAGKQGLGIKDRPKKIAGVRYEGKKTSFDNSDDDDDDDDDEEEEEEEEEEESEEDEDKVSVIEKSLPVKRKHDEIVEPKFKLKNLCKQILKKDAGSGGSMKLKQLKSLIDEQAPSVLSKFSSRKDAIAYLKLKLERSGKFVVEGKKISLVSSKK; the protein is encoded by the exons ATGGCGGCGCCGGAGGCTCCGGTTAAGTATGTCGGAATCTGTAAGGAATCCGCCGCTTTCCGGCTCATGAAATCGATG GGttgggaagaaggagaaggacttGGTAAAGATAAGCAAGGCATCAAAGGTTATGTGAGAGTTAAGAACAAGCAAGATACTTCTg GTGTTGGTGTTGATAAGCCAAATCCATGGGCATTTGATACAACTCAGTTCGACAACATTCTCAAGAAATTGAAAGTG CAAGCAGCACCTACCAAGACTGGCAAGGATGATGATG GTTCCGATGACGAAGATGAAAGTGTAGATGGTGCCAAATCTGAGCCTGCCAAGTTGAAGATTGTTGCTAAAACCACTCGTCCACAAGGAAGGTATAAACGTAGAGAGAAAGGGAAGCTTGTCAATTCTTACTCATCTAAAGATCTTGAAGGAATATTG gtTAAGCGAACTGAAGAGCCTTCTACTGCGGTTTGTGACATAGCCGATACTATGGAGATTGAAATTATATCTGAGGATAAAAATGCTACTGTTAAAG AAGAGAAAATTGAAGAACCTTCTTCGGACTGGTGGGGAAATAAATTCGGGTTTGTCTCAGGCGGTCTTCTTGGGGCCAAGTcaggaaaaaagaaattaaaggcTAGCGAGAGAAAAATGTTTAGTGAGAATGATCAAGAGAATCTTTACAACATGGTTCag GATAAAGCTACGGCTGGAAAACAAGGACTGGGTATCAAAGACCGGCCAAAGAAAATAGCTGGTGTTCGTTACGAAGGGAAGAAAACATCTTTTGAtaacagtgatgatgatgatgatgatgatgatgacgaagaagaggaagaagaagaagaagaagaagagagtgaagaagatgaggacaAAGTTTCTGTTATCGAAAAATCTCTTCCTGTGAAAAGGAAGCATGATGAAATTGTTGAACCCAAATTCAAGTTAAAGAACCTCTGCAAGCAGATTCTTAAAAAG GATGCTGGTAGTGGTGGATCAATGAAGCTCAAACAGCTAAAATCTCTGATCGATGAACAAGCACCATCAGTTCTCTCAAAGTTCTCGTCAAGAAAAGATGCTATTGCTTACTTGAAACttaag CTGGAGCGAAGTGGGAAGTTTGTTGTGGAGGGAAAGAAGATTAGTCTTGTATCAAGCAAGAAGTGA